A single region of the Yersinia entomophaga genome encodes:
- the modC gene encoding molybdenum ABC transporter ATP-binding protein ModC produces the protein MLVLDFSQQLGDLNLQVNAELPAQGITAIFGLSGAGKTSLINVVGGLSKPQQGRVVLNGRVLVDAEKQIYLPPEKRKVGYVFQDARLFPHYRVRGNLQYGMAASMRSQFDTIVNLLGIAPLLSRFPMTLSGGEKQRVAIGRALLTAPELLLMDEPLASLDLPRKRELLPYLERLAHDVNIPILYVSHSMDEILRLADRVVVMDAGKVRAVGGLEEVWASSALRPWLQREEPSSILRVAVIGHHERYAMTALALGDQRLWVGHVDAELDSMLRIKINAADVSLVLQPSHNSSIRNIIPAKVAECLDVDGQVDVKLAIGEQWLWARITPWARDELALKPGQWVYAQIKSVSFNRKGE, from the coding sequence ATGTTAGTACTGGATTTTAGCCAGCAACTGGGCGACCTGAATCTGCAGGTCAACGCCGAACTGCCTGCGCAGGGCATTACGGCCATTTTTGGGCTGTCCGGCGCGGGGAAAACCTCGCTGATTAACGTGGTGGGTGGGTTAAGCAAGCCGCAGCAAGGCCGGGTTGTGCTGAACGGTCGGGTGTTGGTGGATGCGGAAAAACAGATCTATTTACCACCAGAGAAACGTAAAGTCGGTTATGTGTTTCAGGATGCACGCCTATTCCCGCATTATCGGGTACGCGGTAATTTGCAATACGGCATGGCGGCATCGATGCGTTCCCAGTTCGACACCATCGTGAATCTATTGGGAATCGCGCCGTTATTATCCCGCTTTCCCATGACGTTATCCGGCGGTGAAAAACAGCGGGTAGCGATTGGCCGCGCTTTGCTGACTGCGCCGGAGTTGCTGTTGATGGATGAGCCTTTAGCCTCGCTGGATTTACCGCGCAAGCGCGAGTTACTGCCTTATCTGGAGCGTTTGGCTCATGACGTCAATATTCCCATTCTGTACGTCAGCCATAGCATGGATGAGATTTTGCGGCTGGCGGATCGGGTGGTGGTCATGGATGCAGGAAAAGTGCGCGCAGTCGGCGGTTTAGAGGAAGTCTGGGCCAGTAGCGCTTTGCGCCCTTGGCTACAGCGAGAAGAACCGAGCAGCATTCTGCGAGTGGCGGTGATTGGCCATCATGAACGTTACGCTATGACCGCGCTGGCGTTGGGCGATCAGCGTTTGTGGGTAGGTCATGTGGACGCCGAGCTGGACAGTATGCTGCGGATTAAAATCAACGCTGCCGATGTGTCTTTGGTGTTACAACCGTCGCATAACAGCAGTATTCGCAATATTATTCCGGCGAAAGTGGCGGAATGTCTGGACGTAGACGGTCAGGTTGACGTGAAGCTAGCGATCGGGGAACAGTGGCTATGGGCGCGAATTACTCCGTGGGCGCGCGATGAACTGGCGCTAAAACCGGGTCAATGGGTGTACGCTCAGATCAAAAGCGTTTCGTTTAACCGCAAAGGGGAATGA
- a CDS encoding pyridoxal phosphatase encodes MTYRVIALDLDGTLLDHQKRILPESLSALAEARAAGVKVVVVTGRHHVAIHPFYQALALDTPAICCNGTYLYDYQAKQVLASDPLSAQQAVQVIQLLDHAEIHGLMYVDDAMLYQHLNGHVSRSINWAGNLPEHQRPAIVHVNSLHDAARSASSIWKFATSHADTNKLQAFATMVEDELGLACEWSWHDQVDVAQAGNSKGKRLQQWVESQGMSMKEVIAFGDNFNDLSMLEAAGLGVAMGNSADAIKQRADLVIADNEQPGIAAAIRQHVLA; translated from the coding sequence ATGACCTATCGCGTAATTGCTCTGGATTTGGACGGCACCCTATTAGATCACCAGAAACGTATCCTGCCAGAATCGCTGTCAGCATTGGCTGAAGCCCGCGCCGCCGGAGTGAAAGTGGTGGTGGTGACCGGCCGTCATCACGTGGCGATTCACCCGTTTTATCAGGCTTTAGCGCTAGATACGCCAGCCATTTGCTGCAACGGAACCTATCTCTACGATTATCAGGCGAAGCAGGTATTAGCTTCCGATCCGCTATCAGCTCAACAGGCGGTTCAGGTAATTCAGCTACTGGATCACGCCGAGATTCATGGCCTGATGTACGTGGATGACGCCATGCTGTATCAACATCTTAACGGCCACGTTAGCCGCTCGATTAACTGGGCCGGAAATTTACCTGAACATCAGCGTCCGGCGATCGTACATGTGAATAGCCTGCACGACGCGGCTCGCAGCGCCAGTTCCATCTGGAAATTCGCCACATCCCACGCCGATACCAACAAACTGCAAGCCTTCGCCACTATGGTGGAAGACGAATTGGGTCTGGCTTGCGAATGGTCGTGGCACGATCAGGTGGATGTTGCACAGGCAGGCAATAGTAAAGGCAAGCGTCTGCAGCAGTGGGTTGAATCTCAAGGAATGAGCATGAAGGAAGTCATTGCCTTCGGCGATAACTTTAACGATTTGAGTATGCTGGAAGCCGCCGGTTTGGGCGTGGCAATGGGTAACAGCGCCGATGCCATTAAACAGCGTGCCGATCTGGTGATCGCGGATAACGAGCAGCCGGGTATCGCCGCCGCCATTCGTCAGCATGTATTAGCGTGA